The following are from one region of the Longimicrobium sp. genome:
- a CDS encoding NADP-dependent oxidoreductase, whose product MKAIILKAAGGTEQLVMEELPVPEPQPGEVLVRVSAISINPVDVKTRKGLALYNSLNEQPPVVLGWDVSGVVTGVGDGVTEFNVGDAVFGMVRFPGHGKAYAEYVTAPATHLAHKPAGLSHSAAAASTLALLTAWQVLVGPANVREGETVLMQAAAGGVGHFGVQVARHLGAVVIGTGSAANEEFVRGLGASMYVDYHAAPFETVIKDVDVVFDAVGGDLPRRALDVLKSGGRLVAIAGGVTDEVKAEASARGVSASTYLVQSSGTDMRHLAGLLESGVIRPEIAREFSFDDLAAAHQQVETGRTRGKVVVVL is encoded by the coding sequence ATGAAAGCAATCATCCTGAAAGCAGCGGGCGGTACTGAGCAACTGGTGATGGAGGAGCTGCCCGTCCCCGAGCCGCAGCCGGGCGAGGTGTTGGTGCGGGTGAGCGCGATCAGCATCAACCCGGTGGACGTCAAAACCAGAAAAGGCCTCGCCCTCTACAACAGCCTGAATGAGCAGCCGCCGGTTGTCCTGGGCTGGGACGTATCCGGCGTGGTCACGGGGGTCGGCGATGGTGTGACGGAGTTCAATGTGGGCGATGCGGTATTCGGCATGGTCCGCTTTCCCGGGCACGGAAAGGCCTACGCGGAATACGTGACTGCCCCGGCCACGCACCTGGCGCACAAGCCGGCGGGGCTGTCCCACAGCGCGGCCGCCGCCTCGACTCTCGCGCTCCTGACCGCCTGGCAGGTGCTCGTGGGGCCGGCGAACGTTCGCGAAGGCGAGACGGTGTTGATGCAGGCGGCCGCCGGAGGCGTGGGCCACTTCGGCGTTCAGGTGGCGAGGCACCTGGGTGCCGTGGTCATCGGCACCGGCTCGGCGGCCAACGAGGAATTCGTCAGAGGTCTGGGCGCGTCCATGTACGTCGATTACCATGCGGCGCCCTTTGAGACGGTGATCAAGGACGTGGACGTGGTATTCGACGCCGTGGGTGGCGACCTGCCCCGGCGGGCGCTGGACGTGCTGAAAAGCGGCGGCCGGCTCGTGGCGATCGCCGGCGGCGTCACGGACGAAGTGAAAGCGGAAGCCTCGGCCAGAGGCGTCTCCGCATCGACGTACCTGGTGCAATCGAGCGGGACGGACATGCGGCACCTGGCGGGGCTGCTCGAGAGCGGCGTGATCCGCCCCGAAATCGCGCGGGAATTTTCCTTTGACGATCTGGCGGCCGCTCACCAGCAGGTGGAAACCGGGCGGACCCGAGGAAAGGTCGTCGTGGTCCTCTGA
- a CDS encoding MarR family transcriptional regulator, protein MSDSTTDAAPPSHEDPDALDRAAALRLLVVMSRALRAVTEPARHQAKQWDLSSTELGVMEALYHKGPLPLSALAERILLTGASTTYTVKRLEQRGLMRRRTSTEDQRFVFGELTEAGRALIEEIFPIHAEQIRRTMQGLTLEEKHQAAELLKRLGRAAVAGDEHRDR, encoded by the coding sequence ATGAGCGACTCGACCACGGACGCGGCTCCACCATCTCACGAAGACCCGGACGCGCTGGACCGCGCTGCCGCGCTACGGCTGCTCGTGGTGATGAGCCGGGCGCTGCGGGCGGTCACCGAGCCGGCGCGCCACCAAGCGAAGCAGTGGGACCTCTCGTCTACCGAGCTGGGGGTGATGGAGGCGCTGTACCACAAGGGGCCGCTCCCCCTGAGCGCGCTGGCCGAGCGCATCCTCCTGACGGGCGCCAGCACCACGTACACGGTGAAGCGCCTGGAGCAACGCGGACTCATGCGCCGCCGGACGTCCACCGAGGACCAGCGGTTCGTCTTCGGCGAGCTGACGGAGGCCGGGCGGGCGCTCATCGAGGAGATCTTTCCCATACACGCGGAGCAGATCCGGCGCACCATGCAGGGGCTCACGCTCGAGGAGAAGCACCAGGCGGCCGAGCTGCTCAAGAGGCTCGGACGCGCCGCGGTGGCCGGCGACGAGCATCGGGATCGCTAG
- a CDS encoding DoxX family protein, which produces MSSHATAIPALPAPARGRAATVALWALQIALAAAIGAAGAAKLAGAPEMVQLFDAIGIGQWFRYVTGALEVPGALLLLVPALAGRGALLLAGVMCGAVVAHLLVLHTSPAAPLSLLAGLAVVIYARRAEIARVRG; this is translated from the coding sequence ATGTCGAGCCACGCCACCGCCATCCCCGCCCTTCCCGCCCCAGCGCGCGGACGCGCGGCCACCGTCGCACTGTGGGCGCTCCAGATCGCTCTCGCCGCCGCAATCGGAGCGGCCGGGGCGGCCAAGCTCGCGGGGGCACCGGAGATGGTGCAGCTCTTCGACGCCATCGGAATCGGGCAGTGGTTCCGCTATGTTACCGGAGCGCTCGAAGTGCCCGGCGCCCTCCTGCTGCTCGTGCCGGCCCTCGCCGGGCGCGGCGCGCTGCTCCTGGCGGGCGTGATGTGCGGCGCCGTTGTGGCGCACCTGCTCGTGCTCCACACCTCCCCCGCGGCGCCACTCTCGCTCCTCGCGGGGCTCGCCGTCGTCATCTATGCCCGCCGTGCGGAGATCGCGCGCGTCCGTGGGTGA
- a CDS encoding DUF2306 domain-containing protein → MPVSLGWIHTVAAVGALVAGAAVLLTRKGTRRHRQLGWAYVVSMLLLNGTALLIYRLLGRFGPFHVGAVFSFVTVVAGTAAAIGARRARARRDAVERARALHRHYQWMTWSYVGLAAAAVSETATRVPALRPRPDQVLAFGVTVAVATLLVLVVGARLIRRYRSALLAPYRTAAERTPRGSAV, encoded by the coding sequence ATGCCGGTGAGCCTCGGCTGGATCCATACCGTCGCGGCGGTCGGCGCGCTGGTGGCCGGCGCGGCGGTGCTCCTGACCCGCAAGGGCACGCGGCGCCATCGGCAGCTCGGGTGGGCCTACGTCGTGAGCATGCTCCTGCTGAATGGCACGGCGCTCCTGATCTACCGCCTGCTGGGGCGCTTCGGGCCCTTTCACGTGGGCGCCGTCTTCAGCTTCGTGACGGTCGTGGCGGGCACCGCCGCGGCGATCGGGGCACGCCGGGCGCGAGCGCGGCGCGACGCGGTGGAGCGTGCGCGTGCTCTCCATCGCCACTACCAGTGGATGACGTGGTCGTACGTCGGGCTCGCCGCGGCGGCCGTGTCGGAGACGGCGACCCGGGTCCCCGCGCTGCGGCCGCGGCCGGACCAGGTGCTGGCGTTCGGGGTCACGGTGGCCGTGGCTACGCTCCTGGTCCTCGTGGTTGGGGCGCGGCTGATCCGGCGTTACCGATCCGCGCTCCTTGCGCCCTATCGGACGGCGGCGGAGCGAACTCCGCGCGGCTCCGCTGTCTGA
- a CDS encoding VOC family protein: MAKPAKNTICLWYDGGAEEAARFYAETFPDSSVDAVHRAPGDFPSGKEGDVLTVEFTVMGIPCLGLNGGPAFKHDEAFSFQVATEDQAETDRYWNAIVGNGGQESACGWCKDRWGLSWQITPVALTQAITNPDPAVAKRAFNAMMQMHKIDVAAIEAAVRG, encoded by the coding sequence ATGGCGAAGCCGGCAAAAAACACGATCTGCCTATGGTACGATGGCGGCGCGGAGGAAGCGGCGCGGTTCTACGCCGAAACCTTTCCCGATTCATCGGTCGACGCGGTGCACCGCGCCCCGGGCGACTTCCCGTCCGGGAAGGAGGGCGACGTGTTGACGGTCGAGTTCACCGTCATGGGCATTCCCTGCCTGGGGCTGAACGGCGGCCCCGCGTTCAAGCACGATGAAGCCTTCTCGTTCCAGGTCGCGACCGAGGACCAGGCCGAGACGGATCGGTACTGGAACGCGATCGTCGGCAATGGCGGGCAGGAGAGCGCCTGCGGGTGGTGCAAGGACAGGTGGGGACTGTCGTGGCAGATCACGCCCGTCGCCCTGACGCAGGCGATCACCAACCCGGATCCCGCCGTCGCCAAACGGGCGTTCAATGCGATGATGCAGATGCACAAGATCGACGTCGCGGCGATCGAGGCGGCGGTCCGCGGCTGA
- a CDS encoding VOC family protein: MKLDVYLNYAGTCEEAFRFYEQHLGGRITGMRRHGDQPNGRMPEGWKDAILHARIEIGNTVIMGADIPGAEPMRSAYLALTLDSAEEAERVYALLSEGGQIFMKMEETFFASRFAQLRDRFGTSWMLLHERGAA, translated from the coding sequence GTGAAGCTCGACGTTTACCTGAACTACGCCGGCACCTGCGAAGAGGCGTTCCGCTTCTACGAGCAGCACCTGGGAGGCAGGATCACGGGCATGCGCCGCCACGGCGACCAGCCGAACGGCAGGATGCCGGAAGGGTGGAAGGACGCGATCCTCCACGCGCGCATCGAGATCGGGAACACGGTGATCATGGGTGCGGACATCCCGGGCGCCGAGCCCATGCGGAGCGCGTACCTGGCACTGACGCTGGACAGCGCCGAGGAGGCGGAGCGCGTCTACGCTCTGCTCTCCGAGGGCGGGCAGATCTTCATGAAGATGGAGGAGACCTTTTTCGCCTCCCGCTTCGCCCAGCTGCGAGACCGGTTCGGCACTTCGTGGATGCTGCTGCACGAGCGTGGCGCCGCCTGA
- a CDS encoding DoxX family protein yields the protein MNTLLWVLQGLAALVYGASGIMKVFMFDKIKEGVPSFGALPRGAWLALGIVELVCVVGLIVPGATGWRPGLTAVAAAVLAVESLVFIGVHVTYNEVGSIVMSAVLGLLMAFIAYGRMVLKPFV from the coding sequence ATGAACACCCTGTTGTGGGTGCTGCAGGGCCTCGCCGCTCTCGTTTACGGGGCGTCCGGCATCATGAAGGTCTTCATGTTCGACAAGATCAAGGAAGGGGTGCCGTCCTTTGGCGCGCTGCCGCGGGGGGCCTGGCTGGCGCTCGGCATCGTCGAGCTCGTCTGCGTGGTGGGGCTGATCGTCCCGGGCGCAACGGGGTGGCGGCCGGGGCTCACGGCGGTGGCCGCGGCGGTGCTGGCGGTCGAGAGCCTCGTGTTCATCGGGGTGCACGTCACGTACAACGAGGTGGGGTCCATCGTCATGAGCGCCGTGCTCGGCCTCCTCATGGCGTTCATCGCGTACGGCCGCATGGTGCTGAAGCCGTTCGTCTGA